In Mycolicibacterium aubagnense, the DNA window GCAGTTCCGGCTTCAGCGCCGGGGAGATGAGCGAGACCAGGGTGGCGCCGTCCTTGAGGGCGGCGATCTCACCGTCGTCAGGTGCGTTGACCTTGAGCACGATGTCGGCAGACAGGGCCTCTGCGGAGGAGCCGACACTGGCTCCGGCCTCTACATAGGCGGCGTCGGCGAAACTGGAGGCGGCACCCGCGCCGGACTCGACCACTACCGAATAGCCGAGCTTGATCAGCTGCCCGACGGTTGCAGGAGTGGCGGCAACCCGCGTCTCACCAGCCAGAGACTCGCGGGGAATCCCGATGATCATCGAATTCGATCCGATCTGTGTTGGTTTGCTTGCAAGAGTCTCCCCCATCCACGTCTGGATGGTGCTCTTGGCCCCCTATACCAGTTAGCAATCGCTTATAAATTAGCAGTCGCTCATAACTCGACCAAAAGTCCACGGTCGGGCGTTGCCCGGATATATCTACGTCGCGGGCAGAGATGTGGATACACCAAATTCCGGCCGGTGGGACGGCACGCGCCGAAACACCGGTCGGTGGGGTGAAATGCAGAGGCGGTTACACCGGGGGGTAGGCCGGGGGCGGGTATACGCCGCGGATGCCCCACGGGACCCAGTTGAAGAAGTACTCGACCTCGTCGCTCGCGTCGTAATCCGGACTCGGATCCATCAGTACCTCCAACCGACCAGCTTGTTACTCGCGAGTTTAGCTGCTGGACCCCGGTTGCGAGTGGCGGATCGGCCAGGGAAATGCCACGGCATAGACTGGCCAACCAGTTGATTGGGTCCCGGGTCGCGCGCCCGACTGCATAGAGTGAGCTGACATGTCCACAGAGTCGTCGACAAAAGGTTCTGCAACGGGGTCGCCCACGGGCGCGTCGTCTGCGTCGTATGGGTCGAACGGCTCGTCGCGGCGCGAGGAATTACTGGCGGTGGCCGCCAAGCTGTTCGCGGCGCGCGGCTACCACGGCACCCGCATGGACGACGTCGCCGACGCTGTCGGGCTCAACAAGGCCACCGTCTACCACTACTACGCCAGCAAGTCGCTGATCCTCTGGGACATCTACAAGTCGACCGCCGACTTCACCGTCGACGCCTTGCATGATGACCCGACCGCCTCGGCCCGCGAGACGATCTTCAACTTCACCCGGCGCCTGCTGACCGGCATCGCCACCGACCTGGAATCCGCGGCGGTGTACTTCCAGGAGGGGCCGTACATCACCGAATGGTTCACCGAGGAGCAGGTCGCCTACATCCGCAAGGCCGAGACCACGGTCTACGAACATGTCCGCGACGTCATCGACCGCGGCATCGCCAGCGGCGAGTTCAATGAGTGCGACTCGCATGTGCTGGCGCTGGGCTACATCGGGATGACGCTGGGCGCCTACCGGTGGCTGCGGCCGCACGGCCGGCGCACGGCTTCCGAGATCGCGGTCGAGTTCAGCACCGCACTGCTGCGCGGACTGATCCGCGACGAAACGATCCGCACCGAGGACCCCCTCGGCGGCG includes these proteins:
- a CDS encoding TetR/AcrR family transcriptional regulator, which produces MSTESSTKGSATGSPTGASSASYGSNGSSRREELLAVAAKLFAARGYHGTRMDDVADAVGLNKATVYHYYASKSLILWDIYKSTADFTVDALHDDPTASARETIFNFTRRLLTGIATDLESAAVYFQEGPYITEWFTEEQVAYIRKAETTVYEHVRDVIDRGIASGEFNECDSHVLALGYIGMTLGAYRWLRPHGRRTASEIAVEFSTALLRGLIRDETIRTEDPLGGGA